One part of the Glycine soja cultivar W05 chromosome 11, ASM419377v2, whole genome shotgun sequence genome encodes these proteins:
- the LOC114373211 gene encoding uncharacterized protein LOC114373211: protein MELCNTVKIVGVPEGAIHLHLFSFSLAREAKRWLHMFKGNSLRTWEEVMEKLLKKYFQNPRQHKKLLDAFTGGKVKLKTSDEAMELIENMAANDNAILRDRAYTSAKKSRLELTSQDALLAQNKFLAKQLETLTETLSKLPQQLHSGNPTNVSVM, encoded by the exons ATGGAGCTATGTAATACAGTCAAGATAGTTGGTGTTCCGGAAGGTGCTATTCACCTCCACCTATTCTCCTTTTCCCTTGCCCGTGAAGCTAAGAGATGGCTTCACATGTTTAAGGGAAATAGCCTGAGAACATGGGAAGAGGTTATGGAGAAATTATTGAAGAAATACTTTCAGAATCCAAGACAGCACAAG AAACTTCTAGATGCTTTCACTGGTGGTAAGGTAAAGTTAAAAACATCCGACGAAGCTATGGAGCTGATTGAAAACATGGCAGCCAACGACAATGCAATTCTTCGAGATAGAGCTTACACTTCTGCAAAGAAAAGTCGGCTTGAGCTCACTTCCCAAGATGCATTACTAGCTCAAAACAAGTTTTTAGCAAAGCAACTGGAAACCTTGACAGAAACCCTAAGCAAACTTCCTCAACAACTACATTCAGGTAATCCTACTAATGTTTCTGTAATGTAG
- the LOC114374416 gene encoding cysteine-rich receptor-like protein kinase 2, translating to MVQLKLIALTLSVLWSWWSFEGAVGDPQLFLLKWECGVVSVHDLSNFNQNRNASLADLRLQLVSNQSKHFLTAQSTTGADPVYAMFQCRNYLSNTDCTACLAATTTNIRNCSTGNTARIVYDGCILRYENNDFFDQYRITGSHSLCGDQAADESTGFGTIGQQVLIDLQIATPKISGYFAATKTHIAGGAIYAVAQCAETLTQHNCLDCLSIQQIGVQGCLPNTNARVVDPSGCFMRYSEIPFFADNQTIDISPFLKQGSSKKWFIICGVVGSAVLVVILLLLFPWHRRSQSPKRVTRGTIMGATELKGPTKYKYSDLKAATKNFSEKNKLGEGGFGAVYKGTMKNGKVVAVKILISGNSNQIDDEFESEVTIISNVHHRNLVRLLGCCSKGEERILVYQYMANTSLDKFLFGKRKGSLHWKNRYDIILGTARGLTYLHEEFHVSIIHRDIKSGNILLDEQLQPKISDFGLVKLLPGDQSHLRTRVAGTLGYTAPEYVIHGQLSEKADTYSYGIVVLEIISGQKSTDVKFVDDDGDEEYLLRRAWRLYESGMLLELVDKSLDPNDYDAEEVKKVIAIALLCTQASPAKRPAMSEVVVLLSCNEILEHMRPSMPIFLKSNLSPHEDISADD from the exons ATGGTGCAACTAAAGCTCATAGCCTTAACCTTGTCGGTGTTGTGGTCATGGTGGAGTTTTGAGGGTGCAGTTGGAGACCCTCAACTCTTTCTACTCAAATGGGAGTGCGGCGTAGTCTCGGTTCATGACTTGTCCAACTTCAACCAAAATCGTAACGCAAGTTTGGCAGACCTGAGATTGCAGCTAGTGAGCAACCAAAGCAAGCACTTTCTCACGGCTCAATCAACCACTGGAGCAGACCCTGTCTATGCTATGTTCCAATGCCGGAACTACCTCTCCAACACTGACTGCACCGCCTGCTTAGCCGCCACCACCACCAATATCCGCAACTGCTCCACGGGAAATACTGCCCGTATCGTTTATGACGGCTGTATCCTTAG GTACGAGAACAATGACTTCTTCGACCAATATCGCATTACTGGCAGCCACTCACTTTGTGGAGATCAAGCTGCAGATGAAAGCACTGGTTTTGGTACCATTGGACAGCAAGTGCTGATAGATCTGCAAATAGCAACACCCAAAATTAGTGGCTACTTTGCGGCTACCAAGACACATATTGCTGGCGGTGCAATCTATGCCGTTGCACAATGTGCTGAAACTCTAACACAACACAACTGTTTGGATTGTTTGTCAATTCAACAGATTGGTGTACAAGGTTGTCTTCCCAATACAAATGCCAGGGTAGTCGATCCTTCTGGGTGCTTTATGAGATACTCGGAGATACCCTTCTTTGCTGATAACCAAACCATTGATATCAGCCCCTTCTTAAAACAAG GTTCAAGTAAGAAGTGGTTCATTATTTGTGGTGTTGTTGGGAGTGCAGTCCTAGTTGTGatccttcttttattatttccCTGGCATAGAAGATCCCAAAGTCCCAAGAGAGTTACTAGAG GTACCATAATGGGAGCAACTGAATTGAAAGGTCCAACCAAGTACAAGTATAGTGACTTGAAAGCtgcaacaaaaaatttcagtgagaaaaataaattaggagAAGGAGGCTTTGGTGCTGTATACAAG GGTACCATGAAAAATGGGAAAGTCGTTGCagtcaaaatattaatttcaggAAATTCCAACCAGATAGATGATGAATTTGAAAGTGAAGTAACAATTATAAGTAATGTTCATCATAGAAATCTTGTTCGGCTTCTTGGTTGTTGCAGTAAAGGCGAAGAAAGAATCCTTGTTTACCAATACATGGCAAACACAAGCCTAGACAAATTCTTATTTG gaaaaagaaaaggttcCCTCCACTGGAAAAACCGCTACGATATAATTTTGGGTACAGCAAGGGGATTGACTTATCTACATGAGGAATTTCATGTTTCTATCATTCATAGAGATATTAAGAGTGGCAATATCCTCTTGGATGAACAACTTCAGCCAAAAATTTCTGACTTTGGGTTGGTGAAACTCCTACCAGGGGACCAATCTCATCTTCGCACAAGAGTTGCAGGAACATT GGGATACACAGCACCTGAGTATGTAATCCATGGTCAATTATCAGAAAAGGCTGATACATATAGCTATGGAATTGTAGTATTAGAAATCATAAGTGGTCAAAAGAGTACTGATGTGAAATttgttgatgatgatggtgatgaaGAATATCTTCTTCGACGA GCTTGGAGGTTGTATGAGAGTGGCATGCTCTTGGAATTAGTGGACAAAAGCTTAGACCCTAATGACTATGATgcagaagaagtgaagaaagtCATAGCCATTGCATTGTTGTGCACTCAAGCATCGCCTGCAAAGAGGCCAGCCATGTCTGAAGTAGTAGTTCTACTCAGTTGCAATGAAATACTTGAACATATGAGACCTTCAATGCCTATCTTTTTGAAGTCGAATTTAAGTCCTCACGAAGACATCTCTGCTGATGATTAA